The following are encoded together in the Balaenoptera acutorostrata chromosome 9, mBalAcu1.1, whole genome shotgun sequence genome:
- the LOC103017512 gene encoding olfactory receptor 10V1 codes for MEEINKTAKIQFFFRPFSADPKVQVVIFVAFLVMYLTSLGGNAIIAVIVKINHSLHTPMYFFLANLAVLEIFYTSSITPLALANLLSMGKTPVSITGCGTQMFFFVFLGGVDCVLLAVMAYDRFIAICYPLRYTLIMSWPLCVELMVGSLVLGFLLSLPLTILIFHLPFCNNSEIYHFYCDMPAVMRLACADTHVHQTALYIISFIVLSIPLSVISISYVFIVVAILQIQSAEGHHRAFSTCSSHILVVLLQYGCTSFIYLSPSSSYSPEMDRAVSVVYTFITPILNPLIYSMRNKELKDALRRALSKF; via the coding sequence atggaagaaataaataaaactgcaaaGATACAATTCTTCTTTCGTCCATTCTCAGCTGACCCAAAGGTACAGGTGGTGATTTTTGTGGCCTTCCTGGTGATGTACCTGACCAGCCTCGGTGGAAATGCCATCATTGCAGTTATTGTCAAGATCAACCACTCTCTCCACACCCCCATGTACTTTTTCCTGGCCAACTTGGCGGTTCTGGAAATCTTCTATACATCTTCCATCACCCCACTGGCCTTGGCAAACCTTCTTTCAATGGGCAAAACTCCTGTTTCTATCACTGGATGTGGCACccaaatgtttttctttgtcttcttgggTGGGGTTGATTGTGTCCTGCTTGCAGTCATGGCTTATGACCGGTTTATAGCAATCTGCTACCCTCTACGATACACCCTCATCATGAGCTGGCCCTTGTGCGTGGAGTTGATGGTAGGATCCCTGGTACTGGGGTTCCTGCTGTCACTACCACTGACTATTTTAATCTTCCATCTCCCATTCTGCAACAACAGCGAAATCTACCACTTCTACTGTGACATGCCTGCCGTCATGCGCCTGGCTTGTGCAGACACGCACGTTCACCAAACTGCTCTGTATATCATCAGCTTCATCGTCCTAAGCATCCCCCTCTCAGTGATCTCCATCTCCTACGTCTTCATCGTGGTAGCCATTTTACAGATCCAGTCAGCAGAAGGGCACCACCGAGCCTTCTCCACCTGCTCCTCTCACATCTTAGTGGTCCTCCTGCAGTATGGCTGCACCAGCTTTATATACTTGTCCCCCAGTTCCAGCTACTCTCCTGAGATGGACCGGGCGGTGTCTGTGGTCTACACTTTTATCACTCCCATTTTAAACCCCTTGATCTATAGTATGAGGAACAAGGAATTGAAAGATGCCCTAAGGAGGGCACTAAGCAAGTTCTAG